The Kitasatospora sp. NBC_00374 genome has a segment encoding these proteins:
- a CDS encoding NAD(P)H-binding protein, whose product MNTLSATLVIGATGTTGSRVVAGLIAEGHRVKAAGRSATPVEGAQAVRFDWDEPATWGEALDGVDRLYLVPPIGSSDPAAAMLPFLDQARAAGVHRAVLLSSSAIPAGGPAVGRVHQALPGLFEQWAVLRPSWFMQNFTGSTPHARSIREDGAIWTATGQGRVGFIDAQDIAAVAVPGRPASWRTPPVSPPPSGRAVARRSASDAPIADGTEDRTTDTVQRLTGRLPGTLRAFLEREVPGGR is encoded by the coding sequence TCGGGGCCACCGGCACCACCGGCAGCCGGGTCGTCGCCGGGCTGATCGCCGAGGGCCACCGCGTCAAGGCCGCCGGCCGAAGTGCCACCCCGGTGGAGGGCGCACAGGCCGTCCGCTTCGACTGGGACGAGCCCGCGACCTGGGGTGAGGCCCTCGACGGCGTCGACCGGCTCTACCTCGTCCCGCCGATCGGCTCCTCGGACCCGGCCGCGGCCATGCTGCCCTTCCTCGACCAGGCCCGCGCGGCCGGCGTGCACCGGGCGGTGCTGCTCAGCTCGTCCGCGATCCCCGCCGGCGGTCCGGCGGTGGGCCGGGTCCACCAGGCACTGCCCGGTCTGTTCGAGCAGTGGGCGGTGCTGCGGCCCTCCTGGTTCATGCAGAACTTCACCGGCTCCACTCCCCACGCACGCAGCATCCGCGAGGACGGCGCCATCTGGACCGCCACGGGACAGGGCCGGGTCGGATTCATCGACGCCCAGGACATCGCCGCCGTCGCCGTTCCAGGCCGGCCAGCATCGTGGCGAACTCCACCGGTATCTCCGCCGCCCAGCGGTCGCGCAGTTGCTCGAAGGTCAGCTTCCGATGCACCAATCGCCGACGGTACCGAGGACCGCACCACGGACACCGTCCAGCGCCTCACCGGCCGCCTCCCGGGCACGCTGCGCGCCTTCCTCGAACGAGAGGTGCCCGGCGGCCGCTGA